In Perognathus longimembris pacificus isolate PPM17 chromosome 3, ASM2315922v1, whole genome shotgun sequence, a single window of DNA contains:
- the Sfi1 gene encoding protein SFI1 homolog isoform X3 codes for MEKKADFRSFRDGMGRKPYSPKVLPSKKSSVVSGTRRQLPRPGHLALHATSITWTQQSRLRELRIRFYHEHRMLQKVFGEWKEEWWISQREWKLCVRADCHYRYYLYNLMFQNWKIYVYQRQEMRSKYLKAENHDVKQKVQKAWKSWLIYVVVRRTKLQMHTTALEFRQRSILWVWWSKWRQRLRQAYVNHALHATAVKHRALSLQLQAWSRWQEELQHSQREKWKVVSAVRHHDHQQKQRALKTWLEYLHVRRMKRQQNEVAERFHHVTVLQIHFCDWQWAWHWRQSLSAHQALVEKLARKMALRRVFIHWKHYMLLRAEEAAQWEVADKHHQHRLLYFCFRALRDNVTRIHLQRIRRNLAHQQHDVTLQRRFWNLWQSRIEERKEREQLPLLHAAQGHYWVTLLRKCIRFWLWYVEKKRYKQLLKARADHHFQQRAMPIAFHTWSRLWRRHQQDYVLNARAVHFHRETLEKQVFALWWQKMSKHQENRLAERMAILQAERQLLRRSWSTWHRKAAAHHQEQERQAVARAHYQQGQLRKAFWVWRENARGLRTERMGRVRAAQFHSARLLHWAWSKWRKVYQGRVQRVLQEVAARESQHNRQLLRWVLHRWRENAVAHVDEAKKTLRAYVHYRRTLCSKVLARWQEVASMKIHYRQQEAVALREAQKVLERGCLRTWFGRWQVRRQQMVQLGRAALHHRRQLLRAGMMQWKVHHWQCARKRHLQWQGSCFLAQRLSRACFCRWRQQLVVRRQEQQSTARALWFWAVSLQAKAWAAWLGFVLERRRKKARLERAMQAYHQQLLQEGATRLLRFAASMKALRQQLQARQQMEAAHSLDRAVRRCAELWKQKVLGQDRESRPPAPSPSRRVTFQGPLAEHIAIGAGDATLEATRRRCAPQPHGATGVQALPDLNAARSTRKQPRRPHFLLEPVQGKWPLGCGTLGGPGPEKPQEQLPGAALPAGLSLTRPILSGAVSASEKLLPPPSSFLSHGVGTPARATAQPVTPGTKPKTPPFLAHGSDSHLLLPGDFAVPEPGHGPEAAGCEELEAELEEIQQQLQHYQTTKQNLWSCQRQAGSLRRWLELCQEEPGPEDLDAEQQVQRELEEVELQIQQLTEELQVQRQPIGACIARIRALRRALC; via the exons ATACTACTTGTACAATCTGATGTTCCAGAACTGGAAGATTTATGTGTACCAACGACAGGAGATGAGGAGCAAATACCTTAAAGCTGAGAATCATG ATGTAAAGCAAAAGGTGCAAAAGGCCTGGAAGTCATGGTTGATCTACGTGGTTGTTCGTAGAACCAAACTTCAGATGCATACTACTGCTCTGGAGTTTAGGCAGCGGAGCATCTTATG GGTATGGTGGAGCAAGTGGAGGCAACGACTAAGACAGGCCTATGTGAACCATGCTCTTCATGCTACAGCTGtgaagcacagggccctgagcctCCAGCTGCAG GCTTGGTCACGGTGGCAAGAGGAGCTTCAGCACAGTCAACGGGAGAAGTGGAAAGTGGTTTCTGCAGTACGACACCATGATCACCAGCAAAAGCAGAGAGCCTTGAAGACGTGGCTTGAATACCTGCATGTCCGTAGGATGAAGAGGCAACAGAACG AGGTGGCTGAGCGGTTCCACCATGTCACTGTGCTGCAGATACACTTCTGTGACTGGCAGTGGGCCTGGCACTGGAGGCAGAGCTTGTCTGCTCACCAGGCCCTGGTGGAGAAGCTGGCCAGGAAGATGGCACTCCGGAGGGTCTTCATACACTGGAAACACT ACATGCTGCTGCGTGCCGAAGAAGCTGCCCAGTGGGAGGTGGCAGACAAGCACCACCAACACAGGCTGCTG TATTTTTGCTTTAGAGCTCTAAGAGACAATGTGACCCGAATCCATCTCCAACGGATAAGGAGAAATCTTGCTCATCAACAGCACGATGTCACG CTGCAGCGCAGGTTCTGGAACCTCTGGCAGTCTCGGATTGAGGAGAGGAAGGAGCGAGAGCAGCTCCCTTTATTGCATGCAGCCCAGGGCCACTACTG GGTGACATTGTTGCGCAAGTGTATCCGATTTTGGCTCTGGTATGTTGAGAAGAAAAGATACAAGCAG CTCCTGAAGGCCAGAGCAGACCATCATTTCCAGCAGAGAGCCATGCCTATTGCCTTCCACACCTGGAGCAGACTCTGGCGACGGCACCAGCAGGATTATGTCCTCAATGCAAGAGCTGTCCATTTCCACAG AGAGACATTAGAGAAGCAAGTGTTTGCTCTCTGGTGGCAGAAGATGTCTAAGCATCAAGAAAACCGCTTGGCAGAGAGAATG GCCATCCTCCAGGCAGAGCGGCAGCTTCTGCGCAGGTCCTGGTCCACGTGGCACCGGAAGGCAGCAGCACACCACCAGGAGCAGGAGAGGCAGGCAGTGGCCCGTGCCCACTACCAGCAGGGGCAGCTCAGGAAGGCTTTCTGGGTCTGGAGGGAGAATGCTCGCGGGCTCAGGACAGA GAGGATGGGCAGGGTACGTGCTGCACAGTTCCACTCAGCTCGACTCCTGCATTGGGCCTGGAGCAAGTGGAGGAAG GTGTACCAGGGTAGGGTACAGCGCGTACTGCAAGAGGTGGCGGCCAGGGAGAGCCAGCACAACAGGCAGCTGCTGCG GTGGGTGTTACATCGCTGGAGAGAGAATGCCGTGGCCCATGTGGATGAGGCCAAGAAAACCTTGAGAGCATATGTCCACTACCGAAGGACACTGTGTTCCAAG GTCCTGGCCCGGTGGCAGGAAGTGGCGTCTATGAAGATCCATTACCGGCAGCAGGAGGCAGTGGCCCTCAGGGAGGCCCAGAAGGTGCTGGAGAGGG GTTGTCTGCGGACTTGGTTTGGGCGCTGGCAGGTGCGCAGGCAGCAGATGGTCCAGCTGGGGCGGGCGGCCCTGCACCACAGGCGGCAGCTGCTGCGGGCAGGCATGATGCAGTGGAAGGTGCACCACTGGCAGTGTGCCAGGAAGAGG CACCTACAATGGCAGGGCTCCTGCTTCCTGGCCCAGAGACTCAGCCGGGCCTGCTTCTGCCGCTGGAGACAGCAG CTGGTGGTCAGGAGGCAGGAGCAGCAGAGCACAGCGCGGGCCCTGTGGTTCTGGGCCGTGTCACTGCAGGCAAAG GCGTGGGCTGCGTGGCTGGGCTTTGtgctggagaggaggaggaagaaggcccGACTGGAGCGGGCCATGCAGGCCTATCACCAGCAGCTCCTGCAGGAAGGTGCTACAAGACTCCTGCGCTTTGCAGCCAGCATGAAGGCCCTCCGGCAGCAGCTCCAGGCCCGGCAGCAGATGGAG GCAGCCCACAGTCTTGACCGTGCAGTCCGCCGCTGTGCCGAGCTTTGGAAACAGAAGGTGCTTGGCCAGGACAGGGaatcccggcccccggcccccagcccctccaggagaGTTACCTTCCAAGGCCCCCTTGCCGAGCACATCGCCATTGGAGCCGGGGATGCCACGCTGGAGGCCACGAGGCGGCGGTGCGCCCCTCAGCCTCATGGAGCCACGGGTGTCCAGGCACTCCCTGATCT GAATGCTGCCCGCTCCACGAGGAAGCAGCCACGACGCCCACACTTCTTGCTGGAGCCTGTGCAGGGAAAGTGGCCCCTGGGGTGTGGCACCCTTGGGGGGCCAGG GCCCGAGAAGCCTCAGGAGCAGCTCCCAGGCGCGGCTCTGCCAGCAGGCCTTTCCCTGACAAGGCCCATCCTATCTGGGGCTGTGAGTGCCTCCGAGAAGCTGCTTCCACCTCCGTCCTCCTTCCTGTCCCATGGAGTGGGCACACCGGCCAGG gcaacagcacagcccgtgACCCCTGGGACTAAGCCCAAGACACCCCCATTCCTGGCTCATGGCTCTGACTCCCATTTGCTCCTCCCTGGAGACTTCGCGGTCCCGGAGCCTGGACATGGCCCAGAGGCTGCAG GCTGTGAAGAACTCGAGGCCGAGCTGGAGGAGATCCAGCAGCAGTTGCAGCATTACCAGACCACCAAGCAGAACCTCTG GTCCTGTCAGCGCCAGGCTGGCAGCCTGCGTCGCTGGTTGGAACTGTGCCAGGAGGAGCCAGGGCCAGAGGACCTCGATGCAGAGCAGCAGGTGCAGAGAGAACTGGAGGAG gtgGAACTGCAGATCCAGCAGCTAACTGAGGAGCTCCAGGTCCAGCGCCAGCCCATTGGGGCCTGTATTGCCCGCATCCGGGCCCTTCGAAGGGCCCTGTGCTAG